In Chryseobacterium turcicum, a single window of DNA contains:
- a CDS encoding S41 family peptidase, protein MKKFLGLIFIFCLAVNSNAQKLKTSQDSTKVFYDKIFKSLEIAYLYKKDFDWKKLKAETFQNLEKTKDFKNSLSEVKVLLDKIGADHSNVIYKGESYGSKVNISWENFSDQWMKKFKAKPEFEAKILDGKYGYILMPSIPTDDFSPENIRKIAQPLYDRIAELKTKNKPEGWIVDLRFNTGGNATPMLLALYDLLGDNLLWGTLDGNKKWVNSTKLNKGVYDQGERKSSSIKPTGELMDKANVAVILGGLTASSGEVTALAFKGRPNTIFIGENTLGKTTSNMVVNLPFDAIMPLSTGFDCDRNGNYYKQITPDVAISKQDNFDDLLQDKNIQEAIQFLTNNKT, encoded by the coding sequence ATGAAAAAGTTTTTAGGACTGATTTTTATTTTCTGTTTAGCTGTAAACAGTAATGCACAAAAATTAAAGACATCGCAGGATAGTACAAAAGTATTTTATGATAAGATTTTTAAATCTTTAGAGATTGCTTATTTGTACAAAAAAGATTTCGACTGGAAAAAATTGAAGGCAGAAACATTTCAAAACCTTGAAAAGACAAAAGATTTTAAAAACTCTTTATCTGAGGTGAAAGTTTTGCTTGATAAAATTGGAGCAGATCATTCTAATGTAATTTACAAGGGAGAAAGCTATGGTTCTAAAGTAAACATTTCTTGGGAGAATTTCAGCGACCAGTGGATGAAAAAGTTTAAAGCTAAGCCTGAATTCGAAGCAAAAATCTTAGATGGAAAATATGGTTATATATTAATGCCAAGTATTCCAACCGATGATTTTAGTCCTGAAAATATACGTAAAATAGCTCAGCCTTTGTATGATAGAATTGCCGAACTAAAAACTAAAAATAAACCTGAAGGATGGATTGTAGACCTTCGTTTTAATACCGGTGGAAATGCTACACCCATGTTATTGGCTTTATATGATTTGTTAGGAGATAATTTGCTGTGGGGAACGCTTGATGGAAATAAAAAATGGGTCAATTCTACCAAATTAAATAAAGGTGTTTATGATCAGGGCGAAAGAAAGTCGTCTTCTATAAAACCAACCGGAGAACTTATGGATAAAGCCAATGTGGCAGTAATTTTAGGTGGGCTGACAGCAAGCTCGGGAGAGGTAACCGCTTTGGCATTTAAAGGAAGACCCAATACTATTTTTATTGGCGAAAACACTTTAGGTAAAACAACGTCTAATATGGTGGTCAATCTTCCCTTTGATGCCATTATGCCCCTCAGTACTGGCTTCGATTGTGATAGAAATGGAAACTATTACAAGCAAATTACTCCAGATGTTGCGATTTCAAAACAGGATAATTTCGATGATTTGCTACAAGACAAAAACATTCAGGAAGCAATACAGTTTTTAACCAACAATAAAACATGA
- a CDS encoding fumarate hydratase yields the protein MDFKYQDPYPILKDDTVYKKLTSDYVKVEKHGEREVLTIDPKGLELLAEEAMADVSFMLRSSHLESLKRIIDDPEATDNDRFVAYNLLQNAAVAVEGALPSCQDTGTAIVMGKKGENVYTGVEDGEYLSKGIYNTYQKRNLRYSQVVPLTMFDEKNSGSNLPAQIDIYAKKGNYYEFLFLTKGGGSANKTFLYQKTKSLLNEKSLEAFVKERISDLGTAACPPYHLALVIGGTSAEANLAAVKKASAKYYDNLPTEGNEAGQAFRDLEWEAKVQKICQESAIGAQFGGKYLTHDVRVIRLPRHAASCPVGMGVSCSADRNIKGKITKEGIFLEQLEEDPKRFLPATPPHLEEAVEINLNKPMPEILAELSKYPIKTRLKLNGTLIVARDIAHAKIKELLDAGQPMPEYFKNHPIYYAGPAKTPEGMASGSFGPTTAGRMDVYVDEFQSHGGSMVMLAKGNRTADVTNACNKYGGFYIGSIGGPAAILAKDNILSVEVVDFPELGMEAVRKIEVKDFPAFIITDDKGNDFFANLAH from the coding sequence ATGGATTTTAAATATCAAGATCCGTATCCAATTTTGAAAGACGATACGGTGTACAAAAAGTTGACCTCAGACTACGTGAAGGTTGAAAAGCATGGTGAAAGAGAAGTTTTAACAATCGATCCTAAAGGATTGGAGTTGTTGGCTGAAGAAGCGATGGCAGATGTTTCTTTCATGCTTCGTTCTTCACATTTAGAAAGTTTAAAAAGAATTATTGACGATCCTGAAGCAACTGATAACGACAGATTCGTTGCTTATAATTTATTACAAAACGCTGCTGTTGCGGTAGAAGGGGCTTTACCTTCTTGCCAAGATACAGGAACTGCGATTGTAATGGGTAAAAAAGGGGAAAATGTTTACACCGGAGTTGAAGATGGAGAATATTTAAGCAAAGGAATTTACAATACGTATCAAAAAAGAAACCTAAGATATTCTCAGGTGGTTCCTTTAACGATGTTTGATGAGAAAAATTCGGGTTCTAATCTTCCGGCACAAATTGATATTTATGCTAAAAAAGGAAATTATTACGAGTTTTTATTCTTAACAAAAGGAGGAGGTTCTGCTAACAAAACATTCTTGTATCAAAAAACAAAATCTTTATTGAACGAAAAATCTCTTGAAGCTTTTGTGAAAGAGAGAATTTCAGATTTAGGAACTGCTGCTTGTCCGCCTTATCACTTGGCGTTGGTCATCGGTGGAACTTCTGCGGAAGCAAATTTAGCTGCAGTAAAAAAAGCTTCTGCTAAATATTACGACAATCTTCCGACTGAAGGAAATGAAGCAGGACAGGCTTTCAGAGATTTGGAATGGGAAGCTAAAGTTCAGAAAATTTGCCAGGAAAGTGCAATCGGAGCTCAGTTTGGAGGGAAATATTTAACACACGACGTTAGAGTAATCAGATTACCTCGTCACGCAGCTTCTTGTCCTGTTGGAATGGGAGTTTCTTGTTCGGCAGATAGAAATATCAAAGGTAAAATTACCAAAGAAGGTATTTTCTTGGAGCAACTAGAAGAAGATCCTAAAAGATTTTTACCTGCAACGCCACCACATTTGGAAGAAGCTGTTGAGATTAATTTGAATAAGCCAATGCCTGAGATTTTGGCTGAGCTTTCAAAATATCCAATCAAAACACGATTAAAACTAAACGGGACTTTAATTGTTGCAAGAGATATTGCTCACGCAAAAATCAAAGAATTATTGGATGCGGGACAGCCAATGCCTGAATATTTTAAAAATCACCCAATTTATTACGCAGGACCAGCAAAAACACCGGAAGGAATGGCTTCAGGAAGTTTCGGGCCTACAACGGCGGGAAGAATGGATGTTTATGTTGACGAATTCCAAAGCCATGGCGGAAGCATGGTGATGTTGGCAAAAGGAAACAGAACGGCAGATGTGACCAATGCTTGTAACAAATACGGAGGTTTCTACATCGGTTCGATTGGTGGGCCTGCTGCAATTTTGGCAAAAGATAATATTTTGTCTGTTGAGGTCGTAGATTTCCCAGAATTAGGAATGGAAGCGGTAAGAAAAATTGAAGTAAAAGATTTCCCGGCATTTATCATTACCGATGATAAAGGAAATGATTTCTTTGCCAATCTTGCTCATTAA
- a CDS encoding ABC transporter ATP-binding protein: MITIQNLKKTYGTATVLNIENLEITKGETFGLVGNNGAGKTTLFSLMLDLIQPTTGFVSVEGIKVNESEAWKNKVSAFIDETFLIGYLTPEEYFYFIGELRGQNKASVDEFLKQFHDLFNGEIINSGKYVRDLSKGNQKKVGIIGALIGKPDIIILDEPFANLDPSTQIKLKNMIRDFAKENGVTFLISSHDLAHTTEVCNRIVVVNKGVVVQDIQTNPETLHILEKYFADQVSSGKQEVISEEISI; this comes from the coding sequence ATGATTACAATACAAAATTTAAAGAAAACATACGGTACTGCAACCGTTCTTAACATAGAAAATTTAGAAATTACCAAAGGCGAAACGTTCGGTTTGGTAGGAAACAACGGTGCCGGAAAAACAACCCTTTTCAGCTTAATGCTCGATTTGATACAGCCAACAACAGGCTTTGTAAGCGTTGAAGGAATTAAAGTCAACGAATCTGAGGCGTGGAAAAATAAAGTTTCTGCATTTATAGACGAAACTTTTCTGATTGGATATCTTACTCCCGAAGAATATTTCTATTTTATTGGCGAGCTAAGAGGGCAGAATAAAGCTTCGGTAGATGAATTCTTGAAGCAGTTTCATGATTTATTTAATGGTGAAATTATAAACTCCGGAAAATACGTTCGTGACCTTTCAAAAGGAAATCAGAAGAAAGTAGGGATTATCGGGGCGTTAATCGGGAAACCGGATATTATTATTCTCGATGAGCCGTTTGCTAATCTTGACCCTTCAACGCAAATTAAATTAAAGAATATGATCCGTGATTTTGCCAAAGAAAACGGAGTGACATTCTTGATTTCGAGTCACGATCTTGCACATACTACAGAAGTTTGTAACAGAATTGTTGTTGTCAATAAAGGAGTCGTGGTACAGGATATCCAAACAAACCCTGAGACTTTGCATATTCTTGAAAAATATTTTGCCGATCAGGTGAGCTCAGGAAAACAGGAGGTTATTTCTGAGGAAATTTCAATTTAA
- the fumC gene encoding class II fumarate hydratase, with amino-acid sequence MNYRIEKDTMGEVQVPADKFWGAQTERSRNNFKIGPESSMPHEIIEAFAYLKKAAAFTNTDLGVLPASKRDMIAKVCDEILEGKLNDQFPLVIWQTGSGTQSNMNVNEVVSNRAHVNNGGTLGDKSEVHPNDDVNKSQSSNDTYPTAMHIAAYKKVVEVTIPAVEKLKNTLNEKAVAFKDIVKIGRTHLMDATPLTLGQEFSGYVAQLNYGIKALKNTLPHLSELALGGTAVGTGLNTPKGYDVKVAEYIAKFTNLPFVTAENKFEALAAHDAIVESHGALKQLAVSLYKIAQDIRLMASGPRSGIGEIHIPENEPGSSIMPGKVNPTQNEALTMVCAQVLGNDTTISFAGTQGNYELNVFKPVMAFNFLQSAQLIADACISFNDHCAVGIEPNHERIKELVDKSLMLVTALNTHIGYENAAKIAKTAHKNGTTLKEEAINLGFVTSEQFDEWVKPEDMVGSMK; translated from the coding sequence ATGAATTACAGAATAGAAAAAGACACCATGGGTGAAGTGCAGGTTCCTGCAGACAAATTTTGGGGCGCACAGACAGAGCGCTCAAGAAATAATTTCAAAATCGGACCAGAAAGTTCTATGCCCCACGAAATTATCGAAGCGTTTGCTTATTTAAAAAAGGCGGCAGCATTTACCAACACCGATTTGGGAGTTCTTCCTGCTTCAAAAAGAGATATGATTGCTAAAGTTTGCGATGAAATCTTAGAAGGAAAACTAAATGACCAATTTCCTTTGGTTATTTGGCAAACAGGCTCCGGAACACAATCGAATATGAACGTGAATGAAGTCGTATCAAACAGAGCTCATGTAAATAATGGCGGAACTTTAGGCGATAAATCAGAAGTCCATCCTAATGATGATGTGAATAAATCTCAATCATCCAACGACACCTATCCTACCGCAATGCACATTGCAGCTTACAAAAAAGTGGTTGAGGTAACCATTCCCGCAGTTGAGAAACTAAAAAATACGTTGAACGAGAAGGCCGTTGCTTTTAAAGACATCGTAAAAATCGGAAGAACGCATTTAATGGACGCTACTCCACTCACTTTAGGACAAGAATTTTCAGGATATGTTGCTCAATTGAATTATGGCATTAAAGCTTTAAAAAACACCTTACCTCATCTTTCTGAGCTTGCTTTGGGAGGAACAGCAGTAGGTACAGGCTTAAATACTCCAAAAGGATATGATGTAAAAGTAGCTGAATACATTGCAAAATTCACTAATCTTCCTTTTGTAACTGCTGAAAATAAATTTGAAGCTTTGGCAGCTCATGATGCTATTGTAGAATCTCATGGCGCATTAAAACAACTGGCAGTTTCTTTATATAAAATTGCGCAAGATATAAGACTAATGGCTTCTGGGCCTCGTTCGGGAATTGGAGAAATTCATATTCCGGAAAATGAGCCCGGTTCTTCAATTATGCCTGGAAAAGTAAATCCTACCCAAAACGAAGCATTAACAATGGTTTGTGCACAAGTTTTAGGAAATGATACTACGATTTCTTTCGCAGGAACTCAGGGAAATTATGAGCTGAATGTTTTCAAACCAGTAATGGCATTTAATTTCTTGCAGTCTGCACAATTAATTGCTGATGCATGTATTTCATTTAATGACCATTGCGCTGTTGGAATTGAGCCAAATCATGAAAGAATTAAAGAATTAGTTGATAAATCTTTGATGCTCGTCACTGCTTTGAACACTCATATCGGTTATGAAAATGCCGCAAAAATTGCAAAAACAGCTCACAAAAACGGAACGACACTAAAAGAAGAAGCTATCAATCTTGGGTTTGTAACTTCCGAACAGTTTGATGAGTGGGTGAAACCTGAAGACATGGTGGGAAGCATGAAATAA
- a CDS encoding DUF5687 family protein, whose product MFKRFLKLEWKSFFRGSSVGLNLAMKIFKAIGICFFVLWLGMMSFIAYYYVQEEMKQDSLKVISRFLIIGWLVDLVFKYMLQQIPTQNIKPFLTLNIPKKVVVNYTLIKTFLTPLSWFNSIFLVTFCGILAFNGYGFLGIFTWFIGLSSLFYLNNFLNLLFNDKENIAIGVGIVIAAFSALNYYEIVPVLSYSESVFYSFYEKPYFALIPVLLFIILWKITFNYIRKSFYLDEGLEGKKEIGKTENIAFLNKYGAIGTFINNDIKMLKRNKVTKGVLIGSFMFLFYGLLMFANDMYSGPAWMMFMGLFVTGGFQFTFGQRVPAFDSAYYPLMMTQNVPYKEYLKAKWWLMNIVTAISIVLALFYAYFGWNIYFAFFAAGLYNIGVNSQLTLLSGAYNKNLIDLNSKEKRIGQKNTITFKAFILMVPKMLLPMAVFYAMNYFYGISAAVISIGILGLIGFIFRERIFDIIIKKYKTEKYSTLEAFKKD is encoded by the coding sequence ATGTTTAAAAGATTTTTAAAGCTGGAGTGGAAGAGTTTTTTTCGGGGATCTTCGGTCGGGCTGAATCTTGCCATGAAGATTTTCAAAGCTATCGGGATTTGTTTCTTCGTTTTATGGCTCGGAATGATGTCTTTCATTGCCTATTATTACGTACAGGAAGAAATGAAGCAGGATTCGCTAAAAGTAATTTCCCGTTTTTTGATTATAGGCTGGTTGGTTGATTTGGTGTTTAAATATATGCTTCAACAGATTCCGACGCAGAATATTAAACCTTTTCTTACTTTGAATATTCCCAAAAAGGTTGTTGTTAATTATACTTTAATTAAAACATTTCTCACGCCGCTGAGTTGGTTTAATTCAATATTCCTCGTAACTTTCTGTGGGATTTTAGCATTCAACGGATATGGTTTTCTTGGGATTTTCACTTGGTTTATAGGGCTTTCATCTTTGTTTTACCTCAATAATTTTCTCAATCTCTTATTTAATGATAAAGAAAACATTGCCATTGGTGTAGGAATCGTTATTGCAGCTTTTTCGGCTTTAAATTATTACGAAATCGTTCCGGTTTTATCCTATTCGGAAAGTGTTTTTTACAGCTTTTATGAAAAACCGTATTTTGCACTGATTCCTGTTTTGTTGTTTATTATTCTTTGGAAAATTACTTTCAACTACATCCGAAAAAGTTTTTATCTCGATGAAGGTCTGGAAGGGAAAAAAGAAATTGGGAAAACAGAAAATATCGCCTTCCTTAATAAATACGGAGCTATTGGAACTTTTATCAATAACGACATCAAGATGCTGAAGCGTAATAAAGTCACTAAAGGTGTTCTTATCGGAAGTTTTATGTTTCTGTTTTATGGTTTGCTGATGTTTGCCAATGATATGTACAGTGGTCCTGCATGGATGATGTTTATGGGGCTTTTTGTAACGGGAGGGTTTCAGTTTACTTTCGGACAGAGGGTTCCAGCTTTCGACAGTGCTTATTATCCTTTGATGATGACCCAAAATGTTCCTTACAAAGAATATCTCAAAGCGAAATGGTGGTTGATGAATATTGTAACGGCTATTTCTATCGTTCTGGCTTTGTTTTATGCGTATTTCGGATGGAATATTTATTTCGCCTTTTTCGCAGCCGGATTATACAATATTGGTGTTAATTCTCAGTTAACGCTCTTGTCGGGAGCTTATAATAAAAATCTTATTGACCTTAATTCAAAAGAAAAAAGAATCGGACAAAAAAATACAATCACTTTTAAGGCATTTATTTTAATGGTTCCTAAAATGCTTTTACCAATGGCTGTTTTTTATGCGATGAATTATTTTTACGGGATTTCTGCAGCGGTCATTTCTATCGGAATCTTAGGTCTTATTGGTTTTATTTTCCGTGAAAGAATCTTTGACATCATCATTAAAAAATATAAAACCGAAAAATACAGCACTCTGGAAGCTTTTAAAAAAGATTGA
- a CDS encoding RNA polymerase sigma factor gives MKLLFNNKKDDFLSRLKREDPAAQKIFYDQSIKKFLSVAKSYVSDLYQAEDCVIKAFCKIFKHIESFRGEGNFEGWARKIVVNECLNFIKSRKTVFYLDDVHASVLEDLHEEAIDFDFNAQELLDQLPDAYRMVFNLYVIEEYSHQEIADTLNISLAVSKTQLFRAKEKLRKIYFQQQKKLKNEHV, from the coding sequence ATGAAGCTTTTGTTTAATAATAAAAAAGATGATTTCCTGAGCCGCCTCAAAAGGGAGGATCCGGCTGCGCAAAAAATCTTTTATGATCAGAGTATAAAGAAATTTCTGAGTGTAGCCAAAAGCTACGTCAGCGATTTGTATCAGGCAGAAGATTGTGTGATTAAAGCATTTTGTAAGATTTTTAAACATATCGAAAGCTTTCGTGGTGAAGGGAACTTTGAAGGATGGGCGAGAAAAATTGTGGTCAACGAATGTCTTAATTTTATTAAAAGCCGCAAAACAGTTTTTTATCTAGACGATGTTCACGCTTCTGTTTTGGAAGATTTGCATGAGGAGGCGATAGATTTTGATTTTAATGCTCAGGAACTTTTAGATCAGCTTCCGGATGCGTACAGAATGGTTTTCAACCTTTATGTGATTGAAGAATATTCGCATCAGGAAATTGCAGATACACTGAATATTTCTTTAGCAGTAAGCAAAACGCAACTCTTCAGAGCAAAAGAAAAATTGAGAAAGATTTACTTTCAACAACAAAAAAAACTGAAAAATGAACACGTCTAA
- a CDS encoding helix-turn-helix domain-containing protein, which produces MKQTKRGLLFQSEDIKVVFNEDATMGNYLKSQFIEGESSFNMLFLLSPNINLRASDCGTQFKFNKNQYILHYSSAENRAELWTENQEVLKYLQIQVNYQYVFDLIDPQSNSESAEILDNMKNNNFIFLHKQTPPNMTVEMHMILKEISGYSKKGVMQKLFIEAKIIKLLILIFEQFNEKDIEEDLSKTPETIKKFLDENYHKNLKIEEISKIIGINQNKLRKEFKEHYQTTIVDYISELRMLKAKKMIINKQIMIKEIAIECGYEYVQNFTRAFKKKFGVSPEKLRLG; this is translated from the coding sequence ATGAAACAGACGAAAAGAGGCTTACTATTTCAATCTGAGGACATTAAAGTGGTTTTTAATGAAGATGCGACAATGGGAAACTATTTAAAATCGCAGTTTATTGAAGGAGAATCTAGTTTTAATATGTTGTTTTTATTGAGCCCGAACATTAATTTGAGAGCTTCAGATTGTGGAACTCAATTTAAATTCAACAAAAATCAATACATCCTCCATTATTCTTCCGCAGAAAATAGAGCTGAATTGTGGACAGAAAATCAGGAAGTTTTAAAATACCTTCAGATACAGGTCAATTATCAATATGTTTTTGATTTAATTGACCCTCAGTCTAATTCAGAAAGTGCAGAAATTCTGGACAATATGAAGAACAATAACTTTATTTTCCTTCATAAACAGACTCCACCCAATATGACGGTAGAAATGCACATGATTTTAAAGGAGATTTCAGGATATTCTAAAAAAGGAGTGATGCAGAAACTCTTTATTGAAGCCAAAATTATCAAGCTTTTAATCCTGATTTTTGAGCAGTTTAATGAAAAAGATATTGAAGAAGATTTATCTAAAACTCCAGAAACCATCAAGAAATTTTTAGATGAAAACTATCATAAGAATCTGAAAATAGAAGAAATATCTAAAATAATAGGCATTAATCAAAATAAGCTGAGAAAGGAGTTTAAAGAACATTATCAAACCACAATAGTAGATTATATTTCAGAACTCAGAATGCTGAAAGCTAAAAAAATGATTATCAACAAACAAATCATGATTAAAGAAATTGCCATAGAATGCGGCTATGAATACGTACAGAACTTCACCCGTGCTTTTAAGAAAAAGTTTGGAGTCTCTCCTGAAAAGCTCAGATTAGGGTAA
- a CDS encoding M1 family metallopeptidase, producing MRKSFIILFAFVISQFQAQQNAYYQQAAQYKMDIDVNAEKFTYKGNQTLNYSNNSPDELNVVYFHLYWNAFKPNSMMDQRVAGQGKNGDSRLQKDGISRLASIPKNEEGAQNIHWIKQNGKELKYEIQETVMKVYLNEAIKPNSKTTFTMEWDAVIPQQIRRSGRNNKEGVDMTMTQWYPKIAEYDYDGWATFDYVGREFHSPFADFDVTIKINKDYVLGAGGTLLNPKEVKGYDASAKVKADKNIATWKWTAKNMLDFAWAADKDYSVESFDVPQGPKVYFVYLKNDKTKAWGEAKPYITKYFQIMNSKFGKYAYPSYAFIQGGDGGMEYGMCTMILGEAKSLEDLMGLMVHEGSHSWYQQILATNEPTRPWMDEGFTSYAESLVMHELFPPKDNRPNAFVEKIDAYRKIVKKGIEEPAVWLGDHHDNGTAYSFATYVKGELYLVQLGYIVGEENLAKIMIEYFNEWNMKHPTDRDFLHIAQKISGMDLKWFHHYWINTIKTIDYGIKDVQYGDKSTTVTLVNNSQVPMPIDFSVVTSDNKLINYHIPLNMTHTWKTKDAFGEFTTLKYWPWTQKEYTLTIPYSKSQLSVLGIDFSKRMADVNPEDNFVEVK from the coding sequence ATGAGAAAATCGTTTATCATCCTTTTTGCGTTTGTCATTTCGCAGTTTCAGGCGCAGCAAAACGCCTATTACCAGCAAGCTGCACAATATAAAATGGATATCGACGTCAATGCAGAAAAATTTACCTACAAGGGTAATCAGACTTTAAATTATTCTAACAATTCGCCAGACGAGCTCAATGTTGTTTATTTCCATTTGTATTGGAATGCTTTTAAGCCAAACTCAATGATGGATCAGAGAGTTGCCGGACAGGGAAAAAATGGAGATTCTAGATTGCAGAAAGATGGTATTTCAAGATTGGCATCGATTCCGAAAAATGAAGAAGGCGCACAAAACATTCACTGGATCAAGCAAAATGGAAAAGAACTGAAATATGAAATTCAGGAAACCGTAATGAAGGTTTATTTAAATGAAGCCATCAAGCCTAATTCAAAAACTACATTTACAATGGAGTGGGATGCGGTAATTCCGCAACAAATCAGACGTAGTGGAAGAAACAATAAGGAAGGTGTCGATATGACGATGACGCAATGGTATCCTAAAATTGCAGAATACGATTACGATGGATGGGCAACTTTCGACTATGTGGGAAGAGAATTTCATTCGCCGTTTGCAGATTTTGATGTAACGATAAAAATCAATAAAGATTATGTTCTAGGTGCCGGAGGAACGCTTTTAAATCCAAAAGAAGTAAAAGGTTATGATGCTTCTGCAAAAGTAAAAGCCGATAAAAATATTGCAACCTGGAAATGGACTGCCAAAAATATGTTGGATTTCGCTTGGGCTGCAGATAAAGATTATTCAGTAGAGAGTTTCGATGTTCCTCAAGGTCCGAAAGTGTATTTTGTATATCTGAAGAATGATAAAACTAAAGCTTGGGGAGAAGCGAAACCTTACATTACAAAATATTTCCAGATTATGAATTCTAAATTTGGGAAATATGCCTATCCTTCTTACGCTTTCATACAAGGAGGTGACGGTGGAATGGAATACGGGATGTGTACCATGATTTTGGGCGAAGCAAAAAGTTTGGAAGATTTGATGGGATTGATGGTTCACGAAGGTTCTCACTCTTGGTATCAGCAAATATTGGCGACCAACGAGCCTACAAGACCTTGGATGGATGAAGGTTTTACGAGTTATGCCGAAAGTTTGGTGATGCATGAGCTGTTTCCGCCAAAAGATAACAGACCGAATGCTTTCGTTGAAAAAATTGACGCTTACAGAAAGATTGTTAAAAAAGGAATTGAAGAACCTGCCGTATGGTTGGGTGATCATCACGATAACGGAACAGCGTATAGTTTTGCAACTTATGTGAAAGGTGAATTGTATCTGGTGCAGTTGGGTTACATCGTAGGAGAAGAGAATTTAGCCAAAATTATGATTGAATATTTCAACGAATGGAATATGAAACATCCTACAGATAGAGATTTTCTACACATTGCACAAAAAATTTCGGGGATGGATCTGAAGTGGTTTCACCATTATTGGATCAACACCATCAAAACAATTGACTACGGAATTAAAGATGTACAATATGGAGACAAGTCAACAACGGTAACTTTAGTTAATAACAGCCAAGTTCCTATGCCTATTGACTTCTCTGTAGTTACTTCAGATAATAAATTGATTAATTATCATATTCCGTTGAATATGACGCACACTTGGAAAACCAAAGATGCATTCGGAGAATTTACGACTTTAAAATATTGGCCGTGGACACAGAAAGAATATACTTTGACAATTCCATACAGTAAATCTCAATTGAGCGTGTTAGGAATAGATTTCAGCAAAAGAATGGCTGATGTGAATCCCGAAGACAATTTTGTTGAAGTGAAATAG
- a CDS encoding porin family protein has translation MIKKFIITGMLCLVVTSINAQRKTLSLNLQPKEDTTVSPIVKEKVEEYAAKINTIIQEEKKLMESELLVLQAKNLDKTEFDKQKAQVADTYSEKIDQRIEALGFDLDTVIQKQVRYSLLNSDVASNEELKQKLMKKFRATKDFSGYFSYGIMTLTNDKPDNDLDKNLGYANNLEFGLKFNYQFSRTSPWGFISGLGFSWRTVRADNNMVFAKQNGDVSLAKFEGSLDKSKLRTGYLMVPIGFQYNFSKLKNAGMDIQYRPYSDGFRVGANVYGGIKMSTNNIVKGDDQNTRDRSNYQVNPFVYGAQFTLSYDNVSVFVKKDFSNFFKGSYFENDKALVFGVALGW, from the coding sequence ATGATTAAGAAATTTATCATCACAGGAATGTTGTGCCTTGTTGTAACCTCTATCAACGCACAAAGAAAAACATTAAGTTTAAATCTTCAGCCAAAAGAAGATACTACGGTAAGCCCGATTGTAAAGGAAAAAGTAGAAGAGTATGCTGCGAAAATCAATACCATTATTCAGGAAGAAAAGAAACTGATGGAAAGTGAGTTGTTGGTTCTTCAGGCTAAAAATTTAGACAAAACAGAATTCGATAAGCAAAAAGCTCAGGTTGCAGATACTTATTCTGAAAAAATAGATCAAAGAATCGAAGCTTTAGGATTTGATCTGGATACTGTAATTCAGAAACAGGTAAGATATTCTCTTTTGAATTCTGATGTCGCTTCTAATGAAGAATTGAAACAGAAATTGATGAAGAAGTTTCGTGCGACAAAAGATTTTTCAGGATACTTTTCTTACGGAATTATGACGTTGACGAATGACAAACCAGATAACGATTTAGATAAAAATTTAGGATACGCTAATAATCTTGAATTTGGACTAAAGTTTAATTATCAGTTTAGCAGAACGAGTCCATGGGGATTTATTTCGGGGTTAGGGTTCTCTTGGAGAACAGTTCGTGCTGACAATAATATGGTTTTCGCAAAACAAAATGGAGACGTTTCATTGGCTAAATTTGAAGGAAGTCTGGATAAAAGCAAATTGAGAACAGGATATCTAATGGTTCCAATTGGTTTCCAGTATAATTTTTCTAAATTGAAAAACGCAGGAATGGATATTCAATACAGACCATATTCTGACGGTTTCAGAGTGGGAGCTAACGTTTATGGCGGAATTAAAATGTCAACCAATAATATCGTGAAAGGAGATGACCAAAATACCAGGGATCGATCAAACTATCAGGTAAATCCTTTTGTTTACGGAGCTCAGTTTACACTGTCTTACGATAATGTGAGTGTGTTTGTTAAAAAAGATTTCAGTAATTTCTTCAAAGGTTCTTACTTTGAAAATGATAAAGCTTTGGTCTTTGGGGTAGCTTTGGGATGGTAA